A section of the Alphaproteobacteria bacterium genome encodes:
- a CDS encoding methylated-DNA--[protein]-cysteine S-methyltransferase, whose amino-acid sequence MDKINIQYYKTKIGELILGSFNNDLYLLDFRYRKMRIAIDSRIQKGLEADFIERNNQLLERTRQQIDEYFSGNRKKFTIPLLLVGSSFQKNVWKLLLKVPYGTTSTYLQLAKNINNKKAVRAVANANGANAIGIIIPCHRIIGTDGSLVGYAGGLAAKKRLLKLENDEFRS is encoded by the coding sequence ATGGATAAAATTAATATTCAATATTACAAAACTAAAATCGGTGAATTAATCTTAGGTTCATTTAATAATGATCTTTATTTGCTTGATTTTAGATATAGAAAAATGAGAATCGCGATTGATAGCCGAATCCAGAAAGGGTTAGAGGCTGACTTTATTGAACGAAATAATCAGCTTTTAGAAAGAACCCGACAGCAAATTGATGAATATTTTTCTGGAAATAGAAAAAAATTTACAATCCCATTGTTGTTGGTAGGTAGCTCTTTCCAGAAAAATGTTTGGAAATTGTTGTTGAAAGTACCCTATGGAACCACCTCAACCTATCTGCAATTAGCAAAAAACATAAATAATAAGAAAGCCGTTAGAGCAGTTGCAAATGCCAATGGAGCCAATGCCATAGGTATCATTATCCCCTGCCATCGTATCATTGGCACAGATGGCAGTCTTGTAGGGTATGCAGGTGGATTAGCTGCTAAAAAACGACTATTAAAACTAGAAAATGACGAATTTCGAAGTTAA